The sequence GATCACGTCGCGCTATCGCCCGTGGGAGGGCGGCATCAATCTCGACGCCGTGCTCGAATTCCTGTTCGGCACGCACGTCGATGTCCCCGCCAAGACAATGCGCTTCTTCCCGCATTTGCCGAATCGCTGGACGTCGTCCGGCATGCGCGACCTGCCGGCGGGCACGGATGGCGCCTACGATCTTCGCGTCGAACGCAGCGGTGACACGTGGTCGCTCACGATCGAAAGCCGATCGCCGCACGACTTCGTCGCTGAGGTCACGTTCGCCGACGACGGCGCACACGCGGTGACGGCGACCGTCAACGACGCCGCGCACGCGAACGTGGACACGATTGAACGATGGGGACGCACCCGCGCGATCCTGCGCAACGTTGCCGTTTCCGCAAACTCGACGACACGTGTGGTCGCGACGTTTTCTCCCAACTGAAAGGACTACGTCCGTGAAACTCGCACTCATCGGCGGCGGCGGAATCCGCGGACCGCTTTTTGTCGAGTCGCTGCTCGGCCGTCAGAAACGCTCGGGGCGCGAACTGATCACCGAACTGTGCCTGCACGACGTGCAGCCGCGACGGCTCGACGTGATCGGACCCTTTGCGAAAAGACTCGCCGAGGAAGCGGGATCGCCGCTTCGCATCACGACGACGACCGACCTCGTGGCGGCGCTCGACGGGGCGTCGCACGTCGTCACGACGATCCGCGCGGGTTTCGAACAAGGCCGCATCCACGACGAAAAGGTCTCGCTGGCCTGCGGATGCATTGGGCAGGAGACCGTCGGGCCGGGTGGTTTCGCCATGGCGATCCGTGCGATCCCCGAGGTACTTCACATCGCGCAAACTGCGGCGCGCGTCGCACCCGGCGCGTGGATCATCAACTTCACGAATCCGGCAGGGCTGCTCGCCCAGGCCATGCAGGACTTCGGCTTTCGCAACAGCATCGGCATCTGCGACTCGTCGGACACCATCGCGCGGGACACGGCGTTCCACTTCGGAGTGGATCACCCGCGCGTCACGCAGCGCGTGTTCGGTCTCAACCATTGCAGTTTCACGTACGAAGCGGCCGTGGACAGCGCGGACCGGCTGGGTGAAATGCTCGCGAACGATGACTACATGGATGCCTTCATGGGTATCTACGAAAAGTCGATGCTGCGCGAGTTCGGGCTTCTGCCGAACGAATACCTCTACTATTACTTCTACCCGGAAGCCGCTTACGAGGCGATGCGCGCCGAAACGCAAACGCGCGGCGAGCAGATCCTCGCCCTCAACACCCGTTTCTTCTCCGGCGCGTGGGACGACGACCACTTGCGCGACATCGACGAGATCCGTCGCCTGCACGACGAGTTGCTCGGCGAACGCAGCCGCACCTACATGCAATACGCCTGGGAAGAAACCGCGGCGGGTGAACGCCCGAAAGTCAAAACGGATCACGGCGGCGAAGGCTACGCCGGTGTGGCGCTCGATTTCATCGAGGCGCGCTCATCGGACGCACCCCGGCGCATCGTGCTCAACTACCTGAACGGCGACGCCATCCCCTTCTTCAGCGCGCACGATACGGCGGAACTGACGTACGAGGTGAGCCGCGATGCGATCAAACCGCTTGGCCCGTCGAGCGTGCCGCCCCGCGTCGAGGAACTCCTGCGCACGGTGAAATACTACGAGAATCTCACGAGCCTGTGCGCGCGTTTTCCCACGCGCAAGGCCGCGCTTTGGGCGCTGGAATCGAACCCGCTCGTCCATCATGCCCACAAGGCCGAGCGGCTGCTCGACGGTTTCATCAAGTCGCACGGAGGGGTGTTTGAGCGCTTCGCGTAACGGCGTCGACGTATTCCTCCCCGCGACCGGCCGCATCTTTCTCGACTTCATCTTCACCGGGGCCGAGCGCGTGCCGATGCCCGGCGAAGAGATCTACGCGAGCGGCTTTTCCGCGATGATCGGCGGCGCGTACAACGCGGCGCGCGCGCTTCACCGGCTGGGCGTCGGGGTGCACATCGCCGCCGACCTCGGTCCCGACGTGCCGTCGCAAATCGTGCGCACGTTGTGGGACCGCGACCGGCTGCCCGCCACGTTTCGGCGCGACGTTTCGCACGCCACCGCCGCAATCACCTGCTCCTACAGCCTCGAACACGACCGCGCGTTCCTGAGCTACGTCGATCGCCAACCGTCGCCGATCTGCGATCCGGAGGTGCTCTCCGAACACCGCGTCGGCCACGTGCTGTTCACGGGGATTCCGCCCGACGATTCGTTCTTGCCGATGATGCGCGAGGCCCGCCGTCTTGGCATTCCCATCTACATGGACAGCCAGTACGTCGAGCGATCGGTGAATGACGAGGACTTTCGCGCGATGCTCGATCTCGTGGACGTTTACTTCTGCAACGAACTCGAAGCGACGATGTTCACGGGCGAGGCTGAAATCGACGCGGCGTGCGAGGTTCTGAGCCGGTTGACGCGAATAGCCGTCATCAAGCTCGGCCCGAAGGGCGCGCGGATGTACGGCGACGGCATGCGCATCACGCAACAGGCGCCCGACGTTGCGATCGTCGACACCACCGGGGCGGGCGACTGCTTCGTCGGCGGTTTCGTCTGGGCGCGCGTGTGCGGCGAGGACCCGATCGGCGCGCTGCGCGCGGGGGTCGCTGTCGGCACGCTGACCTGCATGGGCTACGGCGGAGACGCGGCGCCGAACCGCGAGCGCGCGCTCACGTTGATCGGGGAATTGCCGCCCGCGATGGCTTTGACTTGAAGCGGCGAATCACGTCGGCGCGAGCGGCAAGTCACCGACGTACGAGACCGAGACGGTCGTGATCTGACGCGGGTCGGCGGTCTCGACGCGCACCTGAAATCCGTCGAACTCGAACTCCTCGCCCACTTCGGGGACGCGTCCGATCCGATCGAAGATCCATCCGCCCACGGTGGTGAATCCGCCCTCGGGCGCTTCGGTGTCGAAGTGGTCCGCGAGATCCGAGATCCCGAGCCGTCCGGATGCGACGACGTGACCGTCTTCAACACGAAGCATCTCGGTGTCCTCCTCCGTGTCGTATTCGTCGGCGATGTCGCCCACGATCATTTCGAGGATGTCCTCCATCGACACCAGTCCGCTGGTTCCGCCGTATTCGTCCACGACAATGGCGAGCTGAATCTTTCGCGCCTTGAACTCGGTGAGCAGATCGGAGAGCGGCTTGCTCTCGGGAATGAAGTATGGCTCGCGCATCACGTCGGCAAGCCGAATCTCGGAATCGCGGCCCCAGAACCGGAACAGGTCCTTGACGTAGAGAATCCCCACGATGCGATCGATGCTGCCGCTGTACACGGGGATTCTCGAGTGGCCGAATTCGACGATCGACGCGAGCAGGTCATCGACCACGATCGTCTCGGGCACGGCCGACAGACTGATGCGCGGGACCATCACCTCGGCGGCCGAGGTGTTCGCGAGGTCCAAAATGCCCTGCACCATCTCGGAGGCTTCGTCGTCGATCAGGCCCTCGCGTTCGGCCTCGTCGATGATCTCTTCCAGGCGCTCCTCGGGCGATTCGGCCCCGTTGCGCGGATCGGAAAATAGTTCCCTGATTCGTTCGAGTACGCTTCGAGTTGACAATATCGGCGCCTCCCCCGCGCCCGCCGCATTCGCGGCTACCACAATTCCCACAGACCGATATCTTGAATCAGCCGGACGAAAGAAATCAAGAAGACGTGTCAGGACGAAAAAATGTCACGCCCAAAACGGTGAAAAAGGTCCTGCTCCACGGCGGACATCTCGGCGGCGCGGCGGGTTTCCACGCCCTCGTGATCGTATCCTAGCAGGTGGCAGATTCCGTGGATGAGGCAATAAGCGATCTCGTCGATCGGCGCCATACCGACTTTGGCGGCGTTGCGGGCGCAGGTCTCGACCGAAACCACCACGTCGCCCAGCACGCGGTGCTCCGTCCCCGGCGCGTCCGGGTCGGCACTCTCCTGCTGGCTCATCGAGAGCACGTTTGTCGCGCGATTCTTCCCGAGCCACTGCCGGTTCCACTCGCGAATCCGCGCGTCGTCGACGAACACGACCGACAGTTCCCATCCCGATTTTCCGCAAGCCTTCAGCACATTCGCGGTCATGCGGCGGATCTTGGGAATCGGCAGGTCGATCAGGTTCTGCTCGTCAAGAATTTGAACCCGGGTGGCCCTGGACGACCTGGAGGGGGCGCTTTTTGGCATTGGCGTCTTCCGGATACTCGATGCGGCTGTGATAGAAACCCGCGAGAACTTTGAGGAAGGCTTTGGAGACCCGCCCCAGATCGCGCAGCGTCAGGTCGCTTTCGGAGAGTTGCCCATCGAGGAAAAATTCGTTGATGGTGTCCGAAATGCACTCCTCGAGGCGGGCCGGCGTCGGATTGGGCAGTTGCCCCGCCCGGACCTCGACCGCGTTCGCGAGCATGACAAGCGCCGCTTCGCGGGTCTGCGGCCTCGGTCCCGGATAGCGAAAATCTTCTTCGTTCAGGGAGGTGCGTCCATCGGCGCTCTGCTTCGCCCGCTCGAAATGCTTGCGAATCAGGCTCGTTCCGTGATGCTGCCGGATCACATCGACGATCTGATCGCCGAGCCGATGCCGCCGCGCGAGTTCGACGCCCTCACGCACGTGCGACGTCAGAATCAGCACCGACATCGACGGATAGAGCTTGTCGTGCGGATTCTCGTCGGGCGGGTAGTTCTCGGAAAAGTACTCGGGTTTATTCAGTTTGCCGACATCGTGATAGATCGCCGCCACCTTCGCGAGCAACGGATTGGCGGCGATCGACTCGGCGCCCGCCTCGGCGAGCGAACCCACGATCGTCGAGTGGTTGTAGGTTCCCGGCGCGCGCAGCACCATGTCCTTGAGCAGCGGGTGGTTCAGGCTCGCGAGTTCGAGCAGCGAGATGTTGCTCGTGTAGCCGAACAGACTCTCCACCACCGGCAAAGCGGCGAGCACCATGACGCCGCACAGCGCTCCACCGACCGCGCCGCCCACGACATCGAACAGCGTGGACCAGGACGCGAAGTCGGACCACGAGCCCGGCAACGCCTCGAGTCCGACAAGTGTCGCGGCGTTCACAAGACCGACGAACAGTCCGGCCCGAAGCAGCATGAGTCGCCGCGACTGGCGTCCCACGAAGTGCGCGCCGGCCACCGATCCGATGAGAACGTAAACCGTGAACGCATGGTCGCCGCCGAGCAGCAGCCCCGCGATGACCGAGACGATCAGTGCGGCAAAGATCGCGACCTCGGAGTTGAGGACGATGCGCACGAGCATGGCGGTGGCGGCGACCGGCATCGCGTAATGCATGGCGGTGTCGGGCATGAACTCGAAGGTTTCGGTCACGACTCCCGAGACGAGAGTGCCCAGCCGCGCGAGAAGCGCCGTCCCCACGACGACCAGTCCGAGCAACGCCAGATCGCGCGTCGCCACGCGAAATTTTCGGATGTTGCGCTGCCCGAACACGATGACGATGTATTGCAGAAGGAAGACGAGAGAAGCCGTCGCGGCGAAGGCGAACCAGCGGCTCGCGCCCGGTGCGCCGAGATGGATCTGGTTCAGGATCGCGAGCTTTTCGGCCGTGATCTTTTCGCCCTCGCCCACGATCACCTGATTCTTCGCGTATTTCACGAGAGACGGCAGAACGGCTTCGCGCGCGTCTTGCCGGCGTTTGGCCGTCTGCGCCGGGTTGAAAGTCGTGTTGACCCCGGAGAGGGCGACGCCGATCTTCGCCGCGATCTGCGCCGCGCGTTTGTCCGTCGCCGCCAAACGCACGCGCCGTTCGGCGTCTTTCTCGAACGCGGACGCGTCCACGACCTTCTCCGTTCCGCTCTCACTGGATTCCTTGCCGGTCGCCACGTCGCGGACGACATAGACGCGCTTGCCTTTCGGCATTTCGTCCAGTCTCGTCCTGAATTCGTCGAGGTCGGTGACGACGTAGCGGTCCGTCGACAGCTCGAGGATTTGCCGGGCCAATCCCCGCACCTCGGCGGCGACCGACGGATTCGCCAGCGTCTGGAATTCCTGCGGCCCGAGGGCCTCCGTGCCCAGCGTTTCGAGAAAGCGCGATCGCGCGTCGGCAAGTTCGTCGCGCGAGGTCAGGCGCACCTCGCCCGACGCGGAATTCGACTCGAAACCGAGCGCATCTCCGAGACGGTCGAACGCGTCGTCTAGCCGCCGCGCCTGCTCGGATGCCGTTTCGGAATTGATGTCATAAACCGGCGGCGTCTCGCCCGCGGCCTGCTCCCGGCGGGCGCGCGTGCTTTCGACATCCTCGACGGTCATCGAATGCCGCGCCTTCACCGCGCGCTGAACGTACTCGCCTTCCTGATAATCGGGGGTGAAGACGATGAGCTCCGGCGAAACGAACAACGCGACGAGCAGGGACGTCACAAGGGTGAGCGGCCAACGACGGTCGATGAAGCGCTTCAAACGCCCGCCCGCCATGGCCTTCAGCAGTCGATTGGGCCATTCGGTGATCGCGTCGGTCGCGCCGGCGCTCTTCTTACGAAACCGGCTCGTCCCCACCGTTGACTCTCCCGCGCTCCCGAGCCGGACGCTCCGGACGGTTCTCGCGCGACGACTCGAAATTCTCGTAGGCGCGGATGATGTCCTGCACCAGGGGATGCCGCACCACATCGGTCCGGTCGAACTCGACAAATGCGATCCGGCGCACGTCGCGCAGGATCTCGCGGATGACCACCAGCCCCGACATCGCGCCCGGGCCAAGGTCGATCTGCGTCACGTCGCCGGTCACCACCGCCTTGCTGTGGAAGCCCAGGCGCGTGAGAAACATTTTCATCTGCTCCGGCGTCGTGTTCTGCGCCTCGTCGAGGATCACGAACGAGTCGTTGAGCGTGCGCCCGCGCATGAACGCGAGCGGCGCGATTTCGATGACGCCGCGCTCGATATAGCGTTTCACCTTTTCGAAGGGAATCATGTCGTGCAGGGCGTCGTAAAGTGGACGCAGATACGGATTGACCTTTTCCATCAGGTCGCCGGGAAGAAAGCCGAGCTTTTCTCCCGCCTCAACCGCCGGGCGACACAAAATGATGCGCTCGACCTCTCCCGCGGTCAGCGACGCCACCGCCATCGCCATGGCGAGGTAGGTCTTTCCCGTTCCCGCCGGTCCGATACCGAAGACGATGTCGCACGTGCGGATGGAGTCGATGTACGCCTTCTGATTGACGCTCTTCGGCGCCACCGCCCGGCGTTTGGGATTGACGAGGATCTTGTCGAGAAAAACCTCCTTGAGGTTTTTGACACGGCCCGACGCGAGGATGTTCGTGGCGTGTTCGATGTCGTCGGCGTTGACGACGTAACCCTCTTCCAGCAGGCCACGGACCTGCTCGATCAGCTTGCGAACCATGACGACGTCGTGCGGCGCGCCTTCGACGAAGAGCTTGGTGCCGCGCGCCGACAAACGCACGCCGAGCACCCGCTCGATGGCGCGCAGGTTCTCGTCCTGCTCGCCGCAAACGGTCCGCGCGATCTCGCCGATTTCGAACTCGATCGGCGCTGCGGTGTCGGCGGAATGCCGCGCTCCGCGGTTCTGGCGATCGTTGGCAAATCGGTCGGAGGGCATTTTCGGCAGGCCCGTTACGGGCGACGGCCCGGAGCGAACTCCGGGCCGAGGGTTGGTGAATTCGAATTCCGGTTCATGGCGTTCGGCAGGAGCAACAGGCGCCTCAGCAGGAACAACATCCGCCCGTGATTTCGCCCTCGGGCCATCCCGCCGCGGGCGTGGGGGGTTCCTCGGTCACGCAGCGCGCGTTGTCCTCGTCGCACACCTCGTCGTTGTCGCAGGGATTTCCCGCGGAGATGCACGCGGACTCGTCGTTGGAACAGATCTCGGGACCGTTGCAGAATTCGCCGTCGTTGGGACAGACCGGCGGGTCGCCCGTCAGGCACGAATCCGACTCCTCGTCGCAATAATCCGCGCCGTTGCAGTACACGCCGTCGTCGGGGCACATCGGGACGTCGGAGTGTCCGCAGTCGTCGATTTCTTCGTCGCAGAGTTCCGCGCCGTTGCAGTACTGCCCGTCGTCGGGACACTCGGGCGGTTCCTGCTCGTCGCAGGCGTCGGCGTCTTCGTCGCAGAACGCGCCGCCGTTGCAGTACACGCCGTCGCCGCCGCAGTCGGGCGCGTTCCGGTGGCCGCAGTCGGCGATGCTCTCGTCGCAGAATTCCTCGCCGTTGCACCACAACTCGTCGTCGGCGCACTCGACCGGCTCACCCGGTTCGCACTTGAGGTCGACGCACTTCTCTTCGCCGTTGCAGAATACGTCGTCCTGGCAATCGGCGTCTTCATCGCACAGCGGCTCGAAATCGGTTTCCAGGTTGTCGATGATCCAATGGTTGCCGAGGCTTTCGATGCGGATGTACGAGATGCTGCCCTCGACGGTGAGAACGTCGAGCGCGCCGGTGTTGGAGTTGATGCCGCCCGAATCGGTATCGACGAGGACGTTGAACTGGTTGTAGGCGTTGATGGTCATTCCGTATGAGGAGGAATAACCCACGGTCACGGACGAGACGCCGTCCGGGAATGTGATCAGACCCTCGTCGCGATCCGCGCCCATCCACGCAAAGAAGTCTCCCTCGGACCAGAGCGCCCCGTCGGGATGGGGTCCGTTGTACTTGGGTTCCCCGGGCACCGGACCGTTCGCGGTCCAATCGCCGTAAACCCAATTGAATCCGCCTGCCGGCGAAAACACGATCGAGGGGTCCGGCGAAACGACGTTCGCGCCGTCGTTGCCGCCTTCGAAATCGACGAGGATCGCCCCCGCCGTCGCTGCCGTCATCACACCGCAAATCAGGGCGATCACGCCCAACCGATATCGATTCATTTCAGCCGTCCGATCCCTTCACTACCACGGTTACGGACACGTCGGACCGACCAGACTCGGGCTGCTTTGGAAGCAGAACGCGTCCTCGGGCGGAATCGGGTTGATGGTCCAGTAAACACCATCCCAGACCGCCGTGAACACATGCCAGACCGTGGCGGGCGTATTCGGCGGCATCGTGAACGTCGTTTGCAGGCACTCGGCCGCGCCGCCGGACGAATAGACGTTAACCTCGAGTCCCTGCGAGTTCGACATCGCCTGCGAACCGCCGGAACTGAGGTTGGTGAAGTCGTGAACCAGGAAACTGTAGGTCTCTCCGATCACCGGGTCCTGGCTCAAGCCGATCGTCGTGGTTTCCGGACCATACGACAATGTGTCGTCCACGTCGAGGTTCACGATGACCCCGCATCCCAGTGCCGCGTAATACAGGTGGTACGGGTTCTGCGAATCACATCCCCGGTGGGGCGCCCACAGGTGCGAGTCGAGGTCGCTCGGAGTTGCGCCCCACGTGAGCACGACGCGCATCTGGCCTTCGAGCAACGCCTGGCTGAGCGCGGCGTTTTGGTTGTCGATCGTCATCGCGCCCTGCGTCCAGACGATGATGTTCGACTCGCACATGTTCGTCGTTGCCGCGGCCCGCGCCGTGTAAACACCGGCGCGCATGTTGTTGACGATGTACCGACCCGTGAAGGTGGTTCGCGCGGTGTAGAGCACCGGCTCGGTGGTCGGGGCGTTGATACCGCGACGAAATTCCAGATCGACACCGTTGAGCGGGCCGCCGGTGAGCGCGTTGCGGATGAACCCGGCCGCGGTCCCGTGCACGACCACCGGCTCGCGCACCATCTTGCCTTCGGGGAGCTGCGTCACGGCGTCGGCGGGCGCCCGCGTCCAGATCTTCGTCTCCATGAAGCCGGGCGTGTTGAGCGTGATGTAGTAGTCGAGATCCTGCAGCGCCGGAAACACGTAGGTGCCGTCGGCGGCGGTCGTCGTGGAATCCACCGGCGTTCCGTCGTCCTCGAATAACTCGACATCCACCCCGGACAGCGCCTGACCGCCTTCCGCGTTAACCGCGATCCCCTGAATGTCGCCGAGCGCCAATGCCAAGTCGATCTCGGGGGTGAACACGTCCTGCCGGGCCTCGATCAGGCTCGGGAACATGACGTAGTCCCCCGTTGTCTGTGCGTTCGACGAGTCGCCGAATTCGGTCACGATCGGCGTGTCGTCTCCGACACCGGCGCCGGCGGCGATCATCGCCAGTCCGCCGGCGATCGCCATCACCGCGAATAACCTGAGTTTCATGCCACACCACCTTCGCCGCGCATCGGCGGGTCACACGCAGGCCGCAAGAAAAGTCCGGTCAATTGCGCCCTTATGGTTCGATTGTAATTTGAGGCGCGGTGAAGTCAATGCGAAATCGGCCGCCGCCGCGAATTTGAAGCCGGTCAAGAGTGCGTGAAAACGCGGCTCGCGGGCTTGAAAATGGGGGTCGAAGCGGCCTGGTAAGCCGGGTTCTGTCCGGACGGGGCGCTCCCCACGAACGCGTCCGCCCGCGACGACCATTCCTCTAGGACGACCGTTGCCGATCGCCTCCAGCAGCCGACCCGGGGTCTTGGACGAGCCGCCCGTAACACCCCGATTTGGCCTTGCACCGGGTGGGGTTTGCCTCGCCGCCGGTCTCCCGGCTGTCGCGGGTGCGCTCTTGCCGCACCATTTCACCCTTGCCGTCGGCGCTCGCGCGCCGCTTGGGCGGTGTAATTTCTGTGGCACTTTCCCTGGGGTCGCCCCCGCCGGCCGTTAGCCGGCACCCTGCCCTGCGGTGCCCGGACTTTCCTCCCGCGGCTCGCGCCGCCGGCGGTCGCCTCGGCCGCTTCGACTTCGTCAGATTAGCCGGGATTCGCGATGCGCGAAAGCGCGTCAGGCGCGCTCGTCGATCGCTTCGTTGCTGAGTCGATCGGCGATCACGTTCTGCTCGCGCGGCACATGGCGGTACAGCACGCGCCGAAAGCGCTTTTCCTTTGCCTTCACGATGCGGGCGAGATCGGCGAGGGTGGGATCCTTGATCTTGTAGACGCCGGTCAACTGGCGCACGACGAGTTCCGAATCGGCGCGGAGTTCGATCTCCGTCGCGCCCGCCTTCGCCGCTTCTTCGAGACCCAGAATCACCGCCTGATACTCCGCGACGTTGTTGGTCGCGTGGCCCAGATATTTCTTGTAAGCGCCGACCAAACTGCCGTCCGGCATGGCGAGGAACGCCCCGGCTCCCGCCGGACCTGGATTGCCGCGAGACGCGCCATCGGTATTCAGGATCATCTTCGACGCGGGTTTTGCTTCGAACGCGGGCTCCGGGACCGTTTCTTCGCGCCCGGGAGTGGGATTCCGGTCGGTGGACGACGCAACTCTCGGATCGAGCGACTGCGCCGTCGCATGCAGAATCTTGCGTGCCAAGGACTCGTCCACGCCGGCCTCGCGCGCGATCATGGGAAGATATGGGCTTGCGGCCGTTGCGTGCAGAAGGGATCCCAACCTCTTTCGACGCAGTTCCTCTCCGTCCTTCACGCGTCACCCCCCGGCGCGGACGCCGTGTTCACGCGCGACGGACCGTCCCAATAGAGAATGCGGCGGCAGTTCGCGCACTGAATGACTTCGCGATAGACCTGAAGCTTGTTCACGACCAACGGCGACACCGTGATGTGACAACCCTGGCAGGTGCCGCCGTTCGCCTTGGCGATCGCAATGCCGCCTTTTTGCGTGCGAAGCTGGTCGTACCTTTTGAGCAGCGGCGCATCCACGTCCTTCGAGAATTCCTTGCGCTCCGCGACGGCCTCGGCCAATTCATCCGGAACCTGCGCCAGGCGCGCCCGAAGTTTGGCGATCTCGACATCGGCCTTGGTCCGCGTCGTCTCGT comes from Deltaproteobacteria bacterium and encodes:
- a CDS encoding carbohydrate kinase family protein — protein: MSASRNGVDVFLPATGRIFLDFIFTGAERVPMPGEEIYASGFSAMIGGAYNAARALHRLGVGVHIAADLGPDVPSQIVRTLWDRDRLPATFRRDVSHATAAITCSYSLEHDRAFLSYVDRQPSPICDPEVLSEHRVGHVLFTGIPPDDSFLPMMREARRLGIPIYMDSQYVERSVNDEDFRAMLDLVDVYFCNELEATMFTGEAEIDAACEVLSRLTRIAVIKLGPKGARMYGDGMRITQQAPDVAIVDTTGAGDCFVGGFVWARVCGEDPIGALRAGVAVGTLTCMGYGGDAAPNRERALTLIGELPPAMALT
- a CDS encoding HlyC/CorC family transporter, which produces MSTRSVLERIRELFSDPRNGAESPEERLEEIIDEAEREGLIDDEASEMVQGILDLANTSAAEVMVPRISLSAVPETIVVDDLLASIVEFGHSRIPVYSGSIDRIVGILYVKDLFRFWGRDSEIRLADVMREPYFIPESKPLSDLLTEFKARKIQLAIVVDEYGGTSGLVSMEDILEMIVGDIADEYDTEEDTEMLRVEDGHVVASGRLGISDLADHFDTEAPEGGFTTVGGWIFDRIGRVPEVGEEFEFDGFQVRVETADPRQITTVSVSYVGDLPLAPT
- the ybeY gene encoding rRNA maturation RNase YbeY — encoded protein: MPKSAPSRSSRATRVQILDEQNLIDLPIPKIRRMTANVLKACGKSGWELSVVFVDDARIREWNRQWLGKNRATNVLSMSQQESADPDAPGTEHRVLGDVVVSVETCARNAAKVGMAPIDEIAYCLIHGICHLLGYDHEGVETRRAAEMSAVEQDLFHRFGRDIFSS
- a CDS encoding HDIG domain-containing protein — protein: MGTSRFRKKSAGATDAITEWPNRLLKAMAGGRLKRFIDRRWPLTLVTSLLVALFVSPELIVFTPDYQEGEYVQRAVKARHSMTVEDVESTRARREQAAGETPPVYDINSETASEQARRLDDAFDRLGDALGFESNSASGEVRLTSRDELADARSRFLETLGTEALGPQEFQTLANPSVAAEVRGLARQILELSTDRYVVTDLDEFRTRLDEMPKGKRVYVVRDVATGKESSESGTEKVVDASAFEKDAERRVRLAATDKRAAQIAAKIGVALSGVNTTFNPAQTAKRRQDAREAVLPSLVKYAKNQVIVGEGEKITAEKLAILNQIHLGAPGASRWFAFAATASLVFLLQYIVIVFGQRNIRKFRVATRDLALLGLVVVGTALLARLGTLVSGVVTETFEFMPDTAMHYAMPVAATAMLVRIVLNSEVAIFAALIVSVIAGLLLGGDHAFTVYVLIGSVAGAHFVGRQSRRLMLLRAGLFVGLVNAATLVGLEALPGSWSDFASWSTLFDVVGGAVGGALCGVMVLAALPVVESLFGYTSNISLLELASLNHPLLKDMVLRAPGTYNHSTIVGSLAEAGAESIAANPLLAKVAAIYHDVGKLNKPEYFSENYPPDENPHDKLYPSMSVLILTSHVREGVELARRHRLGDQIVDVIRQHHGTSLIRKHFERAKQSADGRTSLNEEDFRYPGPRPQTREAALVMLANAVEVRAGQLPNPTPARLEECISDTINEFFLDGQLSESDLTLRDLGRVSKAFLKVLAGFYHSRIEYPEDANAKKRPLQVVQGHPGSNS
- a CDS encoding PhoH family protein; translation: MPSDRFANDRQNRGARHSADTAAPIEFEIGEIARTVCGEQDENLRAIERVLGVRLSARGTKLFVEGAPHDVVMVRKLIEQVRGLLEEGYVVNADDIEHATNILASGRVKNLKEVFLDKILVNPKRRAVAPKSVNQKAYIDSIRTCDIVFGIGPAGTGKTYLAMAMAVASLTAGEVERIILCRPAVEAGEKLGFLPGDLMEKVNPYLRPLYDALHDMIPFEKVKRYIERGVIEIAPLAFMRGRTLNDSFVILDEAQNTTPEQMKMFLTRLGFHSKAVVTGDVTQIDLGPGAMSGLVVIREILRDVRRIAFVEFDRTDVVRHPLVQDIIRAYENFESSRENRPERPARERGRVNGGDEPVS
- a CDS encoding carboxypeptidase regulatory-like domain-containing protein, with protein sequence MKLRLFAVMAIAGGLAMIAAGAGVGDDTPIVTEFGDSSNAQTTGDYVMFPSLIEARQDVFTPEIDLALALGDIQGIAVNAEGGQALSGVDVELFEDDGTPVDSTTTAADGTYVFPALQDLDYYITLNTPGFMETKIWTRAPADAVTQLPEGKMVREPVVVHGTAAGFIRNALTGGPLNGVDLEFRRGINAPTTEPVLYTARTTFTGRYIVNNMRAGVYTARAAATTNMCESNIIVWTQGAMTIDNQNAALSQALLEGQMRVVLTWGATPSDLDSHLWAPHRGCDSQNPYHLYYAALGCGVIVNLDVDDTLSYGPETTTIGLSQDPVIGETYSFLVHDFTNLSSGGSQAMSNSQGLEVNVYSSGGAAECLQTTFTMPPNTPATVWHVFTAVWDGVYWTINPIPPEDAFCFQSSPSLVGPTCP
- a CDS encoding ribonuclease HI family protein gives rise to the protein MILNTDGASRGNPGPAGAGAFLAMPDGSLVGAYKKYLGHATNNVAEYQAVILGLEEAAKAGATEIELRADSELVVRQLTGVYKIKDPTLADLARIVKAKEKRFRRVLYRHVPREQNVIADRLSNEAIDERA